A single region of the Winslowiella toletana genome encodes:
- the folE gene encoding GTP cyclohydrolase I FolE, producing MATLSQEAALVHEALLARGLETPLRSPARELDDEARKHLITGHMTEIMKLLNLDLEDDSLAETPHRIAKMYVDEVFSGLDYANFPKITVIENKMKVDEMVTVRDITLTSTCEHHFVIIDGKATVAYIPKEKVIGLSKINRIVQFFASRPQVQERLTQQILVALQTLLGTSNVAVSIDAVHYCVKARGIRDATSATTTTSLGGLFKSSQNTRQEFLRAVRHS from the coding sequence ATGGCTACGTTAAGTCAGGAAGCTGCCCTGGTTCATGAAGCGCTACTCGCGCGTGGACTGGAAACCCCATTACGCTCGCCAGCGCGTGAATTGGACGACGAAGCGCGTAAGCACCTGATTACCGGTCATATGACTGAAATCATGAAGTTGCTGAATCTGGATCTGGAAGATGACAGCCTGGCGGAAACGCCGCATCGCATCGCTAAGATGTATGTCGATGAAGTGTTTTCCGGCCTCGATTACGCCAACTTCCCAAAAATTACCGTGATTGAAAACAAAATGAAGGTGGATGAGATGGTGACGGTGCGTGACATCACCCTGACCAGCACCTGTGAACACCATTTTGTGATTATCGACGGTAAAGCGACCGTGGCGTATATCCCGAAAGAGAAAGTGATTGGCCTGTCGAAGATCAACCGCATTGTGCAGTTCTTCGCCTCGCGCCCGCAGGTGCAGGAGCGCCTGACGCAGCAGATTTTAGTCGCGCTGCAAACCCTGCTCGGCACCAGTAACGTCGCGGTATCCATTGACGCGGTGCACTACTGCGTTAAAGCGCGCGGCATTCGTGACGCAACCAGTGCGACCACCACCACCTCTCTGGGTGGTCTGTTTAAGTCCAGCCAGAATACCCGCCAGGAATTTCTGCGCGCGGTGCGTCACAGCTGA
- a CDS encoding YbfB/YjiJ family MFS transporter, translating into MALRVALSAFLSLVVAMGIGRFAFTPQVPLMINEHQLTLTSAGLVAALNYLGYLCGSFDAMRASRRVEWRLKAGVWGAVILTLLSACVDGPWWHGILRFLIGWASGWAMVLVAAWSNEQLLHHGRPGLSAAVFAGPGTGIFISGMLAVLLHAFNVSAAFAWAAYGLLALVLITLIAANLPRSGQLHRPETAPQPLLLTPALKRLVLSYSLAGFGYILPATFLSQMAAARFPDSAFAQFVWPIFGGAAVVGIGLGIITRRYSSTHRRLALTLWAQALGVFAADIIPGMSGLVIGAVLVGGGFLCVVQLSLQYGRELAPEHARYLAGLLTTGYAIGQLVGPVLSALSTQLTHRLEPALYVAGTGLAIAGMLVFRKGK; encoded by the coding sequence ATGGCACTGCGCGTCGCGTTAAGCGCATTTTTATCGCTGGTGGTGGCAATGGGCATTGGCCGCTTTGCTTTCACCCCACAAGTTCCGCTGATGATTAACGAACATCAGCTGACATTAACCAGCGCCGGACTGGTGGCCGCACTTAATTACCTCGGTTATCTGTGCGGCTCTTTCGATGCGATGCGCGCCAGCCGCAGGGTAGAGTGGCGGCTTAAGGCGGGAGTCTGGGGAGCAGTGATTCTGACCTTGCTTTCCGCCTGCGTTGACGGCCCGTGGTGGCACGGCATCCTGCGGTTTTTAATTGGCTGGGCCAGCGGCTGGGCGATGGTGCTGGTGGCGGCGTGGAGCAATGAACAGCTGCTGCACCACGGCCGTCCCGGCCTGTCGGCGGCGGTATTTGCCGGGCCGGGCACCGGAATCTTTATCAGTGGAATGCTGGCAGTATTGCTGCATGCCTTCAATGTCAGCGCCGCTTTTGCCTGGGCCGCTTATGGTCTGCTGGCGCTGGTGCTGATTACGTTAATTGCGGCGAACCTGCCGCGCAGCGGCCAGCTGCATCGCCCGGAGACCGCGCCGCAGCCGCTGTTACTGACGCCAGCGCTGAAACGGCTGGTGCTGAGTTACAGTCTGGCAGGCTTTGGCTATATCCTGCCGGCGACATTTTTATCGCAGATGGCAGCCGCACGTTTTCCTGACAGCGCTTTTGCGCAGTTTGTCTGGCCCATTTTTGGCGGTGCAGCGGTAGTAGGGATCGGGCTTGGCATCATAACCCGTCGCTACTCATCGACTCACCGGCGTCTGGCGTTGACGCTATGGGCGCAGGCGCTGGGGGTATTTGCCGCTGATATTATTCCAGGCATGAGCGGGCTGGTGATTGGCGCAGTGCTGGTCGGCGGCGGCTTCCTCTGTGTGGTTCAGCTGTCATTACAGTACGGCCGCGAACTGGCGCCAGAACATGCGCGTTATCTGGCGGGTTTACTGACGACCGGCTATGCCATTGGACAACTGGTTGGGCCGGTGCTGTCAGCGCTCTCCACCCAGCTGACGCACCGGCTGGAACCGGCGCTGTACGTGGCAGGAACTGGGCTTGCAATCGCCGGAATGCTGGTATTTCGCAAAGGTAAATGA
- the ptrR gene encoding putrescine utilization regulator PtrR yields MDLTQLRMFCSVAETGSVARAAEQLHRVPSNLTTRLRQLEQELGTDLFIREKQRLRLSPMGHNFLCYAQRILALSEEALSMTRTGEPAGNFALGSMESTAATRLPALLAAYHQRFPAVALSLITGTSGEIIERVRAGTLAAALVDGPVPYDELNGCISFREQMVLISSPEHADIHSAADASDDTLFAFRPSCSYRLRFESWFRESGVQHGNIMEIQSYHGMMACVASGAGLAMIPLSVLRQMPGQERVKVHPLPPLYRDSATWLIWRRDAFTPNVEALKYLIIEQFDDKPENP; encoded by the coding sequence ATGGATTTAACCCAGTTACGTATGTTTTGTTCTGTCGCCGAAACCGGTTCGGTTGCGCGTGCTGCTGAGCAGTTGCATCGCGTGCCGTCCAATCTGACAACTCGCCTGCGCCAGCTGGAGCAGGAACTGGGTACCGACCTGTTTATCCGCGAAAAGCAGCGGCTGCGCCTGTCGCCAATGGGCCATAACTTTCTCTGTTATGCCCAGCGCATTCTGGCCCTGAGTGAGGAAGCGCTGAGTATGACGCGTACCGGCGAGCCTGCCGGTAATTTTGCCCTCGGCTCGATGGAGAGCACCGCCGCCACTCGCCTGCCCGCACTGCTGGCAGCTTATCATCAACGCTTTCCGGCGGTGGCGCTATCGCTGATTACCGGTACTTCCGGCGAAATTATCGAACGCGTGCGCGCCGGAACGCTGGCCGCTGCGCTGGTTGATGGCCCGGTGCCGTATGACGAACTGAATGGCTGTATCTCATTTCGTGAACAGATGGTGCTGATCTCCAGTCCCGAGCATGCCGATATCCACAGCGCCGCAGATGCCAGTGACGATACGCTGTTTGCCTTCCGCCCCAGCTGCTCCTATCGCCTGCGCTTTGAGTCGTGGTTTCGTGAAAGCGGCGTGCAGCACGGCAATATTATGGAGATTCAGTCTTATCACGGCATGATGGCCTGCGTCGCCAGCGGTGCCGGCCTGGCGATGATCCCACTCTCCGTACTGCGTCAGATGCCAGGCCAGGAACGAGTGAAAGTGCATCCGTTACCGCCGCTGTATCGCGACAGCGCCACCTGGCTTATCTGGCGACGCGATGCGTTTACACCGAATGTGGAAGCACTGAAATACCTGATTATTGAACAATTTGATGACAAACCCGAGAACCCGTGA
- a CDS encoding S-(hydroxymethyl)glutathione dehydrogenase/class III alcohol dehydrogenase, protein MEMIKTRAAVAWAAGEPLKIEEVDLMPPQKGEVLVRIVATGVCHTDAYTLSGKDPEGVFPAILGHEGGGIVEAVGEGVTSVAVGDHVIPLYTPECGECKFCLSGKTNLCQAIRATQGKGLMPDGTTRFFKDGQPIFHYMGTSTFSEYTVLPEISLAKISKEAPLEEVCLLGCGVTTGMGAVMNTAKVKEGDTVAIFGLGGIGLSAIIGAQMAKAGRIIAIDINTSKFDLATKLGATEVINPKDYDKPIQDVIVELTDGGVDFSFECIGNVNVMRSALECCHKGWGESVIIGVAGAGEEISTRPFQLVTGRVWRGSAFGGVKGRTELPGIVQRYMDGEFQLNDFITHTMPLEQINDAFDLMHEGKSIRTVVHFNK, encoded by the coding sequence GTGGAAATGATCAAAACTCGCGCCGCCGTTGCCTGGGCCGCTGGCGAACCACTGAAAATTGAAGAAGTGGATCTGATGCCACCACAAAAAGGTGAAGTACTGGTGCGCATCGTCGCCACCGGTGTTTGCCATACTGATGCCTATACCCTTTCCGGCAAAGATCCGGAAGGCGTGTTCCCGGCGATCCTTGGTCATGAAGGCGGCGGCATTGTTGAAGCGGTTGGCGAAGGCGTAACCAGCGTGGCGGTCGGCGATCATGTCATCCCGCTTTACACTCCGGAATGTGGCGAATGTAAATTCTGTCTTTCCGGCAAAACAAACCTGTGTCAGGCCATTCGTGCGACCCAGGGTAAAGGTTTGATGCCGGACGGCACCACCCGCTTCTTTAAAGACGGTCAGCCAATTTTCCACTACATGGGCACCTCGACCTTCTCTGAATACACCGTGCTGCCGGAAATCTCGCTGGCGAAAATCAGTAAAGAAGCACCGCTGGAAGAAGTTTGCCTGCTGGGCTGTGGCGTCACTACCGGTATGGGTGCAGTGATGAATACCGCGAAAGTGAAAGAAGGCGATACCGTGGCGATTTTCGGCCTCGGCGGCATCGGTCTTTCGGCAATTATTGGTGCACAGATGGCGAAAGCCGGTCGCATTATTGCTATCGATATCAATACCAGCAAGTTCGATCTGGCGACCAAACTGGGCGCGACCGAGGTGATTAACCCGAAAGATTACGATAAGCCGATTCAGGATGTGATTGTTGAACTGACCGATGGCGGCGTCGACTTCTCGTTCGAGTGTATCGGCAACGTCAATGTGATGCGCTCCGCACTGGAATGTTGTCATAAAGGCTGGGGTGAATCGGTAATTATTGGTGTGGCTGGCGCGGGCGAAGAGATCTCGACTCGTCCATTCCAGCTGGTTACCGGTCGCGTATGGCGCGGTTCCGCCTTCGGTGGCGTCAAAGGTCGTACAGAACTGCCGGGTATCGTTCAGCGTTATATGGACGGCGAGTTCCAGCTTAACGATTTTATTACCCATACCATGCCGCTGGAACAGATTAACGACGCATTTGATCTGATGCACGAAGGCAAATCGATTCGTACCGTGGTGCACTTTAATAAGTAA
- the fghA gene encoding S-formylglutathione hydrolase, protein MPSTLELLEEHRMFGGWQQRYRHPSSTLNCSMTFSIFLPGPKQESPPPVVYFLAGLTCTDENFTTKSGAQRIAAELGLILVMPDTSPRGEAVPNDDGYDLGQGAGFYLNATQAPWNQHFRMYDYINEELPALIADNFNVSDRQAIAGHSMGGHGAIMLALRNPGKFTSASAFAPIVNPCYVPWGQKAFSSYLGDDKLAWREYDSCWLMRQARETLPILIDQGDSDQFLADQLQPERLEEAAKEAGWPLTVRIQPGYDHSYFFIASFIEDHLRFHARHLFA, encoded by the coding sequence ATGCCATCCACGCTGGAGTTACTGGAAGAGCATCGCATGTTTGGCGGCTGGCAGCAGCGCTATCGCCATCCGTCATCAACGCTGAATTGTTCGATGACCTTTAGCATTTTTTTGCCAGGCCCGAAGCAGGAATCGCCGCCGCCGGTGGTGTACTTTCTTGCCGGACTGACCTGCACCGATGAGAACTTCACCACCAAATCCGGCGCGCAGCGTATCGCCGCCGAGCTGGGGCTGATTCTGGTGATGCCAGATACCAGTCCGCGTGGTGAAGCGGTGCCAAATGATGACGGTTACGATCTGGGCCAGGGTGCCGGTTTCTATCTGAATGCTACTCAGGCACCGTGGAATCAGCATTTTCGTATGTATGATTACATCAATGAAGAGCTGCCGGCGCTGATCGCGGATAATTTCAACGTCAGCGATCGTCAGGCGATTGCCGGTCACTCGATGGGCGGTCACGGTGCGATTATGCTGGCGTTGCGCAATCCGGGGAAATTCACCTCAGCGTCGGCGTTCGCGCCGATTGTTAACCCGTGCTACGTTCCCTGGGGACAAAAGGCGTTCAGCAGCTATCTCGGCGACGATAAGCTGGCGTGGCGCGAGTATGACAGCTGCTGGCTGATGCGTCAGGCGCGCGAAACACTGCCGATTTTGATCGATCAGGGTGACAGCGATCAGTTTCTTGCCGATCAGTTACAACCTGAGCGTTTAGAGGAAGCCGCGAAAGAAGCTGGCTGGCCGTTAACCGTGCGTATTCAGCCGGGTTACGACCACAGCTATTTCTTTATCGCCAGTTTTATTGAGGATCATCTGCGTTTCCACGCCAGGCATTTATTTGCCTGA
- the cirA gene encoding catecholate siderophore receptor CirA, whose product MFRLNPVVRGGLCASALTLSFPILADEIEKQSEETMVVTASATEVNLKDAPASISVITAEDIKRKPVQNLRDVLREVPGVQLTNEGDNRKGISLRGLDSSYTLILIDGKRVNSRNAVFRHNDFDLNWIPADAIERIEVVRGPMSSLYGSDALGGVVNIITRKVGKAWHGTLSADTTVQENRDRGDSYNGNFFATGPLVDDLLGVKVFGGGGKREKDKQQPSDSASSGLSPRIEGNTLRNGSVEFALTPTDNQDMNFGYGFNRQDRNSDSLDKNRLERQNYSIDHNGRWDFGNTELRFYGDKVDNFTTSKITSQNNSLDGKLILPLGDINQLVTFGGEWRHDKLSDPVNLTGGSSSKVSASQYALFVEDEWRMLDSLAMTAGVRMDDHETYGDHWSPRVYLVYNATDTVTVKGGWANAFKAPSLLQLSPDWQTNSCRGGCSIVGSPDLKPETSESFELGLYYAGDEGWLDGITGSITAFQNNVDDMINIARTADRDLAKSYANYVGEKDGKPVFRYYNVNKARINGIETELKVPFDDQWKLTLNYTYSDGRDLSNGGNKPLKEMPLHTANGTLDWAPLQDWSFYLQANYSGERRTLNNDDATPGGYVLWNTGASWQATKAVKLRAGVLNLTDKDLNRDDYSYNEDGRRYFLAMDYSF is encoded by the coding sequence ATGTTCCGTTTAAATCCAGTGGTTCGTGGGGGCCTCTGCGCGTCTGCTCTCACCTTAAGTTTTCCAATCCTTGCTGACGAAATTGAAAAACAGTCTGAAGAAACCATGGTGGTGACCGCCTCTGCCACTGAAGTGAATCTGAAAGATGCGCCTGCCAGTATCAGCGTGATTACTGCCGAAGATATCAAACGTAAGCCGGTACAGAATTTACGTGATGTGCTGCGTGAAGTGCCGGGCGTTCAGCTGACCAACGAAGGTGATAATCGTAAGGGGATTAGCCTGCGCGGCCTCGACAGCAGCTATACGCTGATTCTGATTGATGGCAAGCGCGTTAACTCGCGTAATGCAGTATTCCGCCACAACGATTTTGATCTTAACTGGATTCCGGCCGACGCCATCGAGCGCATCGAAGTGGTACGTGGGCCGATGTCATCGTTATATGGCTCCGATGCGCTGGGTGGCGTGGTCAATATTATCACCCGCAAAGTGGGAAAGGCCTGGCACGGCACGCTAAGTGCAGACACCACTGTGCAGGAGAATCGCGACCGTGGCGACAGCTATAACGGCAACTTCTTTGCCACCGGCCCACTGGTTGACGACCTGCTCGGCGTCAAAGTATTTGGCGGCGGCGGCAAGCGTGAGAAAGATAAACAGCAGCCCTCTGACAGCGCCAGCAGCGGTTTATCGCCGCGTATCGAAGGCAACACCCTGCGCAACGGCAGTGTAGAATTTGCCCTGACGCCGACTGACAATCAGGATATGAATTTCGGCTACGGTTTTAACCGTCAGGACCGTAATTCAGATTCGCTGGATAAAAACCGCCTTGAGCGCCAGAACTACTCGATTGATCATAATGGCCGCTGGGATTTCGGTAATACCGAACTGCGTTTTTACGGTGACAAAGTCGATAACTTCACCACCAGCAAAATCACCTCACAAAATAACTCGCTGGATGGCAAGCTGATTCTGCCGCTGGGCGATATCAATCAGTTAGTCACCTTTGGCGGTGAGTGGCGTCACGATAAGCTCAGCGATCCGGTTAATCTGACCGGCGGATCCAGCAGCAAAGTTTCAGCCAGCCAGTACGCGCTGTTCGTTGAAGATGAATGGCGGATGCTGGATTCGCTGGCGATGACCGCTGGCGTGCGCATGGACGATCATGAAACTTATGGCGATCACTGGAGCCCGCGCGTCTATCTGGTCTACAACGCCACCGATACCGTTACGGTGAAAGGCGGCTGGGCAAACGCGTTTAAAGCACCGTCTTTATTACAGCTTAGCCCGGACTGGCAGACCAACTCCTGTCGCGGTGGCTGTTCGATTGTCGGTAGCCCGGATCTGAAGCCGGAAACCAGCGAAAGTTTCGAACTGGGCCTCTACTATGCCGGTGATGAAGGCTGGCTGGATGGCATTACCGGCAGCATCACCGCTTTCCAGAATAACGTCGACGATATGATTAATATTGCGCGTACTGCCGATCGCGATCTGGCGAAAAGCTATGCCAACTATGTCGGTGAAAAAGACGGGAAACCGGTGTTCCGTTATTACAATGTCAATAAAGCGCGGATTAACGGCATTGAGACTGAGTTGAAGGTGCCGTTTGACGACCAGTGGAAGCTGACGTTGAATTATACCTATTCCGACGGGCGCGATTTAAGTAATGGCGGTAATAAACCGTTGAAAGAGATGCCACTGCACACCGCCAACGGCACGCTGGATTGGGCACCGCTACAGGACTGGTCATTCTATTTGCAGGCTAACTATTCAGGTGAGCGTCGCACGCTGAACAATGATGACGCGACGCCGGGTGGTTATGTGCTGTGGAATACCGGTGCATCCTGGCAGGCGACGAAAGCAGTGAAATTGCGGGCGGGGGTATTAAACCTGACCGATAAAGATCTGAATCGCGATGATTACAGTTACAACGAAGATGGCCGCCGTTACTTCCTGGCGATGGACTATTCGTTCTGA
- a CDS encoding ABC transporter ATP-binding protein — MQGLSIRGFSTGYPKRPVIENLSVPLLPRGKITVLLGPNGCGKSTLLRSLAGLNRAKGELWLNGEELMAQPFARRAEKVVYLPQSLPAGVHLHVLESIIVAQRASGGRSTATSENEVMSLLEQLGIAHLALSYLDQLSGGQKQLVGLAQSLIRRPELLLLDEPLSALDLNYQFHVMDLVRRETQKRNIVTVVVVHDINIALRHGEHVLMLQNGELIADGQPAEVITPESLARVYGVKGRIERCSQGTPQVLIDGLVAEPEPAL; from the coding sequence ATGCAGGGATTATCAATTCGCGGATTCAGTACCGGTTATCCGAAACGCCCGGTGATTGAAAACCTGAGTGTGCCATTGCTGCCACGTGGCAAAATCACCGTATTGCTGGGGCCTAACGGCTGCGGTAAGTCGACGCTGCTGCGCTCTCTGGCCGGGCTGAACCGCGCCAAAGGTGAGCTGTGGCTGAATGGCGAAGAGCTGATGGCACAGCCGTTTGCGCGGCGCGCGGAAAAAGTGGTCTATCTGCCGCAGTCATTGCCCGCCGGGGTGCATCTGCACGTTCTGGAGTCAATTATTGTTGCGCAGCGTGCGTCCGGTGGCCGCAGTACCGCCACCAGTGAAAACGAAGTGATGTCTCTGCTGGAACAACTGGGTATTGCGCATCTGGCATTAAGTTATCTCGATCAGCTTTCCGGCGGTCAGAAACAGCTGGTGGGATTAGCGCAATCGCTGATTCGTCGACCGGAACTGTTATTACTGGATGAGCCGCTCAGCGCACTGGATTTAAATTATCAGTTCCACGTAATGGATTTAGTGCGGCGTGAAACGCAAAAACGAAATATTGTCACCGTGGTAGTCGTGCACGATATTAATATCGCGCTGCGTCATGGCGAGCATGTATTAATGTTGCAGAATGGTGAGTTAATTGCCGATGGCCAGCCAGCAGAGGTGATCACACCGGAAAGTCTGGCGCGCGTCTACGGGGTAAAAGGGCGGATTGAACGCTGCTCGCAGGGCACGCCGCAGGTACTGATTGACGGGCTGGTAGCAGAACCGGAACCCGCACTGTAA
- a CDS encoding FecCD family ABC transporter permease: MSVTHEPIQYAKKNPVQSVMGRYQQLLRHRLMIMGVLLLAILASLVLDFTLGPSGLSLETLWHALISPETVDAGTRVIVWDIRLPYALMAVVVGMALGLAGAEMQTILNNPLASPFTLGVSSAAAFGAALAIVLGIGIPGIPAQWFISANAFVFALFAALMLDGVTRWTRVATSGVVLFGIALVFTFNALVSMMQFIASEDTLQGLVFWTMGSLARASWEKLGVLTLAFLILVPFSMLSSWKLTALRLGEDRAVSFGIDVRRLRLGTLLRISILSALAVAFVGPIGFIGLVAPHIARMIFGEDHRFYLPASALTGALVLSMASVASKNLIPGVIIPVGIVTSLVGVPFFLSIILRHRGNV; the protein is encoded by the coding sequence ATGAGTGTCACCCACGAGCCCATTCAGTACGCAAAGAAAAATCCCGTTCAAAGCGTAATGGGACGCTATCAACAATTGCTGCGCCACCGCCTGATGATTATGGGCGTATTGCTGCTGGCGATCCTTGCCTCACTGGTGCTGGATTTTACTCTTGGCCCCTCCGGCTTATCGCTGGAAACCCTGTGGCACGCGTTGATCAGCCCTGAAACGGTAGATGCCGGTACCCGGGTTATCGTCTGGGATATCCGTCTGCCTTACGCCCTGATGGCGGTGGTGGTGGGTATGGCGCTCGGCCTGGCCGGTGCAGAAATGCAGACTATCCTGAATAACCCGCTGGCCAGTCCGTTCACGCTCGGTGTTTCTTCAGCGGCGGCATTTGGTGCCGCGCTGGCGATTGTGCTGGGAATCGGTATTCCGGGTATCCCCGCTCAATGGTTTATTTCTGCCAACGCCTTTGTGTTTGCACTGTTTGCCGCTCTGATGCTGGATGGCGTCACGCGCTGGACGCGGGTTGCCACCTCGGGCGTAGTGCTGTTTGGTATCGCGTTGGTGTTTACCTTCAATGCGCTGGTGTCGATGATGCAGTTTATCGCCAGTGAAGATACCTTACAGGGGCTGGTGTTCTGGACCATGGGCAGCCTGGCGCGCGCATCGTGGGAAAAACTTGGCGTGCTGACGCTGGCATTTCTGATTCTGGTGCCGTTTTCGATGCTCAGTTCGTGGAAGCTGACTGCGCTGCGCCTTGGCGAAGATCGCGCGGTTAGTTTTGGTATCGACGTGCGCCGCTTGCGCCTCGGTACGCTGCTGCGCATCAGCATTCTTTCGGCACTGGCGGTGGCCTTTGTCGGGCCGATTGGTTTTATTGGCCTGGTGGCTCCGCATATTGCGCGGATGATTTTTGGTGAAGATCATCGCTTCTATTTACCGGCCAGTGCGCTGACCGGTGCGCTGGTGCTGTCGATGGCTTCCGTGGCGTCAAAAAATCTGATTCCTGGCGTCATTATCCCGGTCGGCATCGTCACCTCGCTGGTGGGCGTGCCGTTCTTCCTGAGTATTATTTTGCGTCATCGGGGGAATGTCTGA
- a CDS encoding amino acid permease yields MVQDKKTTQPPALRRELKARHLTMIAIGGSIGTGLFVASGATISQAGPGGALLSYMLIGLMVYFLMTSLGELAAFMPVSGSFSTYGSKYVEEGFGFALGWNYWYNWAVTIAVDLVASQLVMSYWFPDTPGWIWSALFLSLMFLLNYISVKGFGEAEYWFSLIKVVTVIIFIAVGVLMITGIMRGGETAGWHNWQVGDAPFAGGFAAMIGVAMIVGFSFQGTELIGVAAGESEDPAKNIPRAVRQVFWRILLFYVFAILIISLIIPYTDPSLLRNDVKDITVSPFTLVFQHAGLLSAAAVMNAVILTAVLSAGNSGMYASTRMLYTLASEGKAPRIFARLSKGGVPRNALYATTVVAMLCFFTSMFGNQEVYLWLLNTSGMTGFIAWLGIAISHYRFRRGYVAQGLDIADLPYRSGFFPLGPIFAFVLCLIITLGQNYQAFLEDRIDWYGVTATYIGIPLFLLIWMGYKLSRGSRFVKYSEMEFPKFNG; encoded by the coding sequence ATGGTTCAGGACAAAAAAACAACACAACCACCTGCGTTAAGACGCGAACTGAAGGCCCGTCACCTGACGATGATCGCCATTGGCGGATCGATCGGTACCGGCCTTTTTGTTGCCTCAGGGGCAACCATTTCTCAGGCGGGCCCGGGCGGCGCGCTACTGTCTTATATGCTGATTGGCCTGATGGTTTATTTCCTGATGACCAGCCTTGGCGAGCTGGCGGCATTTATGCCGGTATCCGGCTCGTTCTCTACTTACGGCTCTAAATATGTTGAAGAAGGCTTCGGCTTCGCGTTGGGCTGGAACTACTGGTACAACTGGGCAGTAACCATCGCGGTCGATTTGGTCGCCTCGCAGCTGGTGATGAGCTACTGGTTCCCGGATACCCCCGGCTGGATCTGGAGTGCATTATTCCTGTCGCTGATGTTCCTGCTGAACTACATTTCGGTCAAAGGTTTTGGTGAAGCGGAGTACTGGTTCTCACTGATCAAAGTGGTGACGGTCATTATCTTTATCGCCGTCGGCGTACTGATGATCACCGGTATTATGCGCGGTGGTGAGACGGCTGGCTGGCATAACTGGCAGGTAGGCGATGCGCCATTCGCCGGCGGATTTGCCGCCATGATCGGCGTGGCAATGATTGTTGGTTTCTCTTTCCAGGGCACCGAGCTGATTGGTGTTGCCGCAGGGGAATCAGAAGATCCGGCGAAAAACATCCCACGCGCGGTGCGTCAGGTATTCTGGCGTATTCTGTTGTTCTACGTGTTTGCCATTCTGATTATCAGCCTGATTATTCCCTATACCGATCCCAGCCTGTTGCGCAATGACGTGAAGGATATCACCGTCAGTCCGTTTACTCTGGTATTCCAGCATGCGGGTCTGCTGTCGGCGGCGGCGGTGATGAATGCTGTCATCCTCACGGCGGTACTTTCTGCCGGTAACTCAGGAATGTATGCTTCCACGCGCATGCTGTACACCCTCGCCAGCGAAGGTAAAGCGCCGCGTATTTTCGCCCGGCTGTCGAAAGGCGGTGTGCCGCGTAATGCGCTGTATGCCACTACAGTGGTGGCGATGCTGTGCTTCTTTACCTCAATGTTTGGTAATCAGGAAGTTTATCTCTGGCTGCTGAATACCTCGGGAATGACCGGCTTTATCGCCTGGCTGGGTATTGCCATCAGTCACTACCGTTTCCGTCGCGGCTATGTGGCACAGGGGCTGGATATTGCCGATCTGCCGTATCGTTCTGGTTTCTTCCCGCTGGGGCCGATCTTTGCCTTTGTGCTCTGTCTGATTATTACGCTGGGCCAAAACTATCAGGCGTTCCTTGAAGACCGTATTGACTGGTATGGCGTAACCGCGACTTACATTGGCATCCCGTTATTCCTGCTGATTTGGATGGGTTACAAGCTGTCACGCGGCAGCCGCTTCGTGAAGTACAGCGAGATGGAGTTTCCTAAATTTAACGGTTAA